A stretch of the Aspergillus puulaauensis MK2 DNA, chromosome 6, nearly complete sequence genome encodes the following:
- a CDS encoding TOM13-domain-containing protein (COG:U;~EggNog:ENOG410PRIF;~InterPro:IPR013262;~PFAM:PF08219;~go_component: GO:0005741 - mitochondrial outer membrane [Evidence IEA]), whose amino-acid sequence MASNEAASVSNSTPALYESGLTIPSDSEIYSANHDATSTSSDSPLILYRPSPTLWSIVRGAAINLVLPFVNGLMLGFGELFAHEAAFRLGWSGTKIFPTYRRSRPAAAGLGL is encoded by the exons ATGGCTTCAAACGAGGCCGCCTCCGTCTCCAACTCAACACCAGCGCTCTACGAGTCCGGTCTAACGATCCCCTCCGATTCGGAGATCTATTCAGCCAACCATGACGCcacttcaacctcatcagACTCGCCTTTGATCCTCTACAGGCCCTCGCCGACGCTCTGGAGCATCGTCCGTGGTGCTGCAATCAACCTGGTTCTTCCGTTTGTGAATGGCTTGATGCTTGGGTTCGGTGAACTATTTGCACATGAGGCAGCGTTTAGGCTGGGGTGGTCTGGGACAAAA ATCTTTCCCACGTATCGGCGGTCTAGGCCTGCAGCCGCGGGGCTCGGATTATAG
- a CDS encoding uncharacterized protein (COG:S;~EggNog:ENOG410Q09M) → MDQTASGRLSSHLDALRPSSATSARPRWTQPPTLSSSFSPLETASSSHQANPCRYENTLDDTTRAYRTTALRHLNGHPKPLSLKTRQATNSSSSGRPSSLASQPVLVRSYSGGPDDNSGPSKMPTRRSFLFPGTSSSQRKEPELPSDEEFGIDGILRAIEPNIRSTLDSIGEICGRSKLSLANEYGSHIAPLGEIRAPPGGLLPVEEASSDSGDNVVIYDDEMAADGRDHTSFSNYTFFDTLLPPISAPSQVAHPSDPSGQQQPDREPNLESLPTTREFASKPKADGRVLLGTTEQGEDNRVQNILTPALVSEILLDAQANGYLKPDHPPGQVHQTADTSSQLTDPSKPSDVQSLFRWLKQAAWNESCESGQQTAESRLRAMLERQNERAPPS, encoded by the coding sequence ATGGATCAGACAGCCTCCGGCAGGCTGTCCTCCCACCTTGATGCATTGCGACCATCCTCCGCGACGTCCGCGCGGCCGAGGTGGACGCAGCCCCCTACActgtcttcctcgttctcccCCCTCGAGACCGCTAGTTCCTCCCACCAAGCGAATCCCTGTCGCTATGAAAACACTCTAGATGATACAACTCGTGCTTATCGCACTACTGCGTTACGCCATCTCAACGGCCATCCCAAACCCCTGTCCTTGAAGACGCGCCAAGCAACCAATAGTTCTAGCAGCGGGAGACCTTCGAGCTTAGCTTCACAGCCTGTTCTTGTCAGGTCATATTCTGGGGGTCCTGATGATAACTCCGGTCCATCCAAGATGCCTACACGGCGGTCGTTTCTGTTTCCCGGGACATCGAGTTCGCAAAGAAAGGAGCCCGAGCTCCCCTCGGACGAGGAGTTCGGTATAGATGGCATCCTTCGGGCCATCGAGCCAAACATTCGCAGCACGCTCGACTCGATCGGGGAGATATGCGGCCGTAGCAAGCTCAGTCTAGCCAACGAGTATGGCAGTCATATTGCGCCTCTAGGCGAGATTCGTGCGCCGCCTGGTGGACTTTTGCCTGTCGAAGAAGCCAGCTCCGATTCTGGTGATAATGTAGTCATCTATGATGATGAAATGGCTGCGGATGGCCGTGACCATACTTCGTTTTCAAACTACACCTTTTTTGACACCCTCTTACCTCCTATCTCGGCACCGTCGCAAGTGGCTCATCCGAGCGATCCATCAGGTCAACAACAGCCTGACCGCGAGCCCAATCTAGAGTCTCTCCCTACAACGCGCGAGTTTGCCTCGAAGCCCAAAGCGGACGGGCGGGTGCTGCTGGGAACAACCGAGCAAGGCGAAGACAATCGAGTACAAAACATCCTCACTCCGGCGCTGGTCTCGGAGATTCTCCTTGACGCCCAGGCCAACGGTTACCTCAAGCCTGACCATCCGCCTGGTCAGGTACACCAAACCGCAGACACGTCTAGCCAATTGACAGACCCATCCAAGCCATCTGACGTGCAATCGCTCTTCCGCTGGCTGAAACAAGCTGCATGGAATGAAAGTTGCGAATCTGGGCAACAGACGGCAGAGAGCAGACTACGAGCTATGCTCGAGCGACAGAATGAACGAGCCCCTCCTTCTTAA
- a CDS encoding COG2 family protein (COG:S;~EggNog:ENOG410PNU6;~InterPro:IPR024602,IPR009316;~PFAM:PF08700,PF06148;~go_component: GO:0016020 - membrane [Evidence IEA];~go_process: GO:0007030 - Golgi organization [Evidence IEA];~go_process: GO:0015031 - protein transport [Evidence IEA]), whose product MNKFRFGDSDESASDLDDDTSGLPFPEPLSRASFLSPDFNPAAYLSSLTNRHQSLEDLRQELRDLDQLLSRELLDLVNENYQDFLSLGTALQGGEEKVEQVRVGLLAFQRDVQSIRGKVEARQTEVEELLNEKKRLRANANIGHALLDFADRVEELEKRLMIGEQNPQGIPIESSDTESDFLESEDDDEDETGDEERGENTAPLVSLKRLEHHLQKYVYLTRLSSRIGDEHPFLLAQQQRMSKIRSALLLDLKKALEQAKQAGDKRDTKTLAVLRLYKLMGEDTSAVSALKDLTI is encoded by the exons ATGAATAAATTTCGC TTTGGCGATTCCGACGAGTCCGCATCCGATTTGGACGATGATACCTCCGGTCTTCCTTTTCCTGAACCTCTATCCCGCGCCTCCTTCCTCTCGCCAGACTTCAACCCGGCGGCATACCTCTCTTCCCTGACCAATCGCCATCAAAGTCTTGAAGACCTGCGCCAGGAATTGCGGGATCTCGATCAATTGCTCAGCCGAGAATTACTGGACTTGGTCAATGAGAACTATCAGGATTTCCTGTCCCTAGGGACTGCTTTAcagggaggggaggagaaggtcgagcaGGTTCGCGTCGGGCTGCTTGCGTTCCAGCGGGATGTCCAATCAATCCGAGGCAAAGTCGAGGCGAGGCAaacggaggtggaggagctactgaatgagaagaagcgacTACGAGCGAATGCGAACATTGGACATGCATTGTTGGACTTTGCGGATCGggtcgaggagctggagaagaggcTGATGATTGGAGAGCAAAATCCACAGGGAATTCCAATAGAATCGTCTGATACGGAATCAGACTTCTTGGAGagtgaggacgatgacgaagacgagacGGGGGATGAGGAGCGCGGAGAGAATACGGCGCCGCTGGTCTCGCTCAAACGACTTGAGCACCACCTACAGAAATACGTTTACCTGACGAGGTTGTCGTCTAGAATCGGTGATGAACATCCGTTCCTACTCGCGCAACAGCAGCGCATGTCAAAGATCCGGTCGGCGTTACTTCTggatttgaagaaggcaCTTGAGCAAGCGAAACAGGCGGGGGACAAGCGAGACACCAAAACGCTGGCCGTTTTGCGTCTGTACAAGCTCATGGGAGAGGATACAAGTGCCGTCTCCGCTCTGAAAGACCTGAccatataa
- a CDS encoding PP2C family serine/threonine-protein phosphatase (COG:T;~EggNog:ENOG410PV7H;~InterPro:IPR036457,IPR001932,IPR015655;~PFAM:PF00481;~TransMembrane:1 (i46-64o);~go_function: GO:0004722 - protein serine/threonine phosphatase activity [Evidence IEA];~go_function: GO:0016791 - phosphatase activity [Evidence IEA];~go_process: GO:0006470 - protein dephosphorylation [Evidence IEA]), producing the protein MLSPKIIRARLPRTRGITIPLLRPQARNSSYSTNGSSSSSNSLRRSVTIIGLAGVSTPFLWWLMSGTQVQPGGNDKVPYLEEGALPEQGHLGNEYDPRSSLSKKQVTRLISQDAYSFLVKDVAGVNRYDGAQVASNSPCEDRYAHGKIPSPLSLGNYDDGGGGNQQWMAWAVFDGHLGWQTADLLERKLLPFVRRRLERAQLASGVGSNEAVQEAVKQGFTDLDTSIFGTALETTRSSGVPLQEKVERLLPAYAGSCALLSLYDPVTRNVHVACTGDSRAVLAQQLPDGSWEAIPLSIDQTGSNEEETARISREHPGEEGIVKNGRVLGMMVSRAFGDGQWKWPLEVQQDMKRRFHGPEPLTPKYDVRTPPYLTAEPVVTSTRIDPSRASFLIMATDGLWDMLSSQQAVDLVGKWLISSRREDDHTYGQFDFGHFRNGVNWQFVEERATVQDDNAAAHLVRNSLGGNHHELISGRLAFTPPHSRRLRDDMTVQVIFFDGTDPKKRNG; encoded by the coding sequence ATGCTATCACCAAAAATAATCCGGGCGCGACTGCCTCGCACCAGGGGAATAACAATACCGCTCTTACGGCCGCAAGCCAGGAACTCCTCCTACTCAACAAATGgttcttcgtcatcatccaacTCTCTACGGAGAAGCGTGACAATTATCGGTTTAGCGGGTGTAAGTACGCCATTTCTTTGGTGGCTTATGTCCGGCACCCAGGTCCAGCCTGGTGGTAACGACAAAGTGCCATATCTAGAAGAAGGTGCACTACCTGAACAAGGACATCTGGGCAATGAATACGACCCCAGGAGCAGCCTTTCCAAGAAACAAGTGACCAGGCTCATCTCACAAGATGCATACTCGTTTCTGGTCAAGGATGTTGCTGGTGTGAATCGGTATGATGGTGCCCAGGTAGCTTCGAATAGTCCCTGCGAAGATCGGTATGCGCATGGGAAGATTCCCTCGCCGTTATCGTTAGGCAATTACGAtgatggcggtggtgggAATCAGCAGTGGATGGCGTGGGCAGTTTTCGATGGCCATTTAGGCTGGCAGACTGCAGATTTGTTGGAGAGGAAACTCTTGCCTTTTGTGCGGCGCAGGCTGGAGCGAGCTCAGTTGGCCTCTGGTGTAGGGTCTAATGAAGCTGTCCAGGAGGCTGTTAAGCAGGGATTCACGGACCTCGATACATCTATCTTTGGGACAGCTCTGGAAACGACTCGGAGCAGTGGGGTTCCTCTACAAGAGAAGGTGGAGAGACTTCTTCCTGCTTATGCGGGCTCGTGTGCTTTACTATCACTGTACGACCCAGTCACGAGGAACGTGCATGTTGCATGCACTGGGGATTCGAGAGCGGTTCTCGCACAACAGTTGCCAGATGGCAGTTGGGAGGCGATACCGTTGTCGATTGATCAGACTGGCAGtaacgaagaagaaaccGCCAGGATCTCCAGGGAACACCCTGGCGAGGAAGGCATTGTCAAAAATGGACGGGTGTTGGGGATGATGGTCTCACGGGCCTTTGGAGATGGACAGTGGAAGTGGCCGTTGGAAGTACAGCAGGATATGAAACGCAGATTCCATGGTCCAGAACCCTTGACGCCGAAGTACGATGTCCGCACGCCGCCATACCTGACCGCTGAGCCGGTCGTGACAAGTACGAGGATTGATCCCAGCAGGGCCTCGTTTTTGATCATGGCAACGGATGGACTGTGGGATATGCTCTCCAGTCAACAGGCTGTTGACCTTGTGGGAAAGTGGCTGATATCGTCACGGAGAGAAGACGATCATACCTACGGACAATTTGACTTTGGGCACTTTCGGAATGGCGTAAACTGGCAATTTGTCGAGGAGAGAGCAACAGTGCAGGATGACAATGCCGCTGCCCATCTGGTCCGCAATTCACTGGGAGGGAATCATCACGAGTTGATCTCGGGCCGGCTTGCCTTTACTCCCCCACACTCACGGCGTCTAAGGGATGATATGACGGTGCAGGTTATTTTCTTTGATGGCACAGATccgaagaagagaaacgGTTGA
- the CFD1 gene encoding Mrp/NBP35 family ATP-binding protein (COG:D;~EggNog:ENOG410PH4D;~InterPro:IPR019591,IPR028600,IPR027417,IPR033756;~PFAM:PF01656;~go_function: GO:0051539 - 4 iron, 4 sulfur cluster binding [Evidence IEA];~go_process: GO:0016226 - iron-sulfur cluster assembly [Evidence IEA]), which yields MPLEGVKNIILILSGKGGVGKSSVTLQLALALSLQGKSVGILDIDLTGPSIPRLVGLEGAKITQSPNGWVPVPVHGSSLTSDAATAGGSTGEGSTNGTATETGKPRGSLRCMSLGFLLRDRGDAVIWRGPKKTAMIRQFLTDVYWGQTDYLLVDTPPGTSDEHIALAEELLKISTTAVNPDGSTINGLPRLTGAVLVTTPQAIATSDVRKEVNFCVKTNIPTLGVVENMSGYTCPCCGEVSNLFSSGGGEVMAQEMGVRFLGRVPVDVQFGELVEGKNQDESEDEEDGTGTGDVDKMEEVDERLLVERYRECWSYGRFEGFAKTLIGEIEG from the exons ATGCCTCTAGAAGGAGTCAAAAATATCATCCTG ATCCTCTCCGGCAAAGGAGGCGTCGGTAAATCCTCCGTCACCCTCCAACTTGCGCTCGCCCTCTCGTTACAAGGAAAATCCGTCGGAATTCTCGACATCGACTTAACAGGCCCTTCCATCCCACGCCTCGTAGGCCTCGAGGGCGCAAAGATCACACAGTCGCCGAACGGATGGGTACCAGTACCGGTGCATGGATCCAGCCTTACAAGTGATGCCGCGACAGCGGGCGGTAGCACTGGCGAGGGCAGCACAAACGGAACTGCTACAGAAACAGGGAAACCAAGAGGAAGCCTCCGTTGCATGTCCCTAGGTTTTCTCCTCCGCGACCGCGGCGACGCCGTAATCTGGCGCGGGCCCAAGAAAACAGCTATGATCAGACAATTCCTCACGGACGTATACTGGGGCCAAACGGACTATTTGCTCGTCGATACGCCACCGGGGACAAGTGACGAGCATATTGCGCTTGCGGAGGAACTTCTCAAAATATCTACGACTGCTGTGAACCCTGATGGCTCTACTATTAATGGTTTGCCTCGGCTCACGGGTGCGGTGCTGGTGACGACTCCGCAGGCGATTGCGACATCGGATGTGCGCAAGGAGGTGAATTTCTGTGTGAAGACGAATATACCGACGTTGGGAGTTGTTGAGAATATGTCGGGCTATACGTGTCCTTGTTGCGGGGAGGTGAGTAATTTGTTTTCGAGTGGTGGCGGGGAGGTTATGGCGCAGGAGATGGGAGTGAGGTTTTTGGGGAGGGTGCCAGTTGATGTGCAGTTCGGGGAGCTGGTAGAGGGGAAGAATCAAGATGaaagtgaagatgaggaggatgggactgggactggggatGTGGAtaagatggaggaggtggatgagAGGCTGTTGGTGGAGAGGTATAGGGAGTGTTGGTCATATGGGCGGTTCGAAGGGTTTGCGAAGACATTGATAGGAGAGATTGAGGGGTGA
- the UBX1 gene encoding protein phosphatase regulator SHP1 (BUSCO:EOG0926423H;~COG:Y;~EggNog:ENOG410PI0B;~InterPro:IPR012989,IPR009060,IPR036241,IPR001012, IPR029071;~PFAM:PF08059,PF14555,PF00789;~go_function: GO:0005515 - protein binding [Evidence IEA]), with product MNPADHDEVVSQFCAMTRARPDDAQEYLATNGWDLEAAVTEFFAEQDESAGLAGQQGQPAAESSSSTPRESSTSRRQPPKKFATLGDLTSGTNDSEDDDDDENQDFFAGGEKSGLAVQNPDDLKKKIIEKAKKTQLPESDDNEPRRSNFTGSARTLGGDEMPSRVVEAPSAPAEPQIPRRVRRTLHFWADGFSVDDGDLYRSDDPQNAEILNSIRQGRAPLSIMNAQHGQDVDVEIKQHDEKYVRPKPKYKPFAGQGQRLGSPTPGVRTPTPSEPTPGAQTSSEPPKPKVDESQPAVTLQIRLGDGTRLTSRFNTTHTIGDVYDFVSAASPQNQTRPWVLLTTFPSKELTDKAAVLGELAEFKRGGVVVQKWQ from the exons ATGAACCCCGCCGATCACGATGAGGTTGTCTCGCAGTTCTGCGCTATGACTAGGGCGCGTCCCGACGAC GCGCAAGAATATCTAGCAACCAACGGCTGGGATCTTGAGGCCGCAGTTACCGAGTTCTTTGCGGAGCAGGACGAGAGCGCGGGGTTAGCTGGACAACAAGGCCAGCCTGCAGCcgaatcctcatcctccacaCCTCGAgaatcctccacctcccgcAGACAACCCCCGAAGAAATTCGCAACGTTGGGTGACCTTACATCTGGCACGAACGAcagcgaggatgacgacgacgatgagaaCCAAGACTTCTTTGCGGGGGGTGAAAAGTCCGGGCTAGCTGTACAAAACCCCGACGACCTCAAGAAGAAAATCATCGAGAAGGCTAAAAA GACTCAACTGCCTGAATCCGATGACAACGAACCGAGACGAAGCAACTTCACGGGTTCCGCCCGCACATTAGGTGGTGATGAAATGCCAAGCAGAGTGGTCGAGGCTCCGAGTGCGCCCGCTGAGCCACAAATCCCTCGTCGCGTCCGGAGGACACTACACTTCTGGGCGGATGGCTTTTCAGTAGACGATGGTGACCTGTATCGATCTGATGATCCTCAAAACGCCGAGATTCTCAATAGCATACGACAAGGCCGTGCCCCGCTCTCAATTATGAACGCACAACATGGtcaggatgtggatgttgaaaTAAAACAACATGACGAGAAGTACGTTaggccgaagccgaagtACAAGCCATTTGCAGGCCAGGGACAGCGACTAGGAAGCCCAACCCCCGGTGTTAGGACTCCTACTCCGTCTGAACCGACGCCTGGTGCTCAAACGAGCTCTGAACCCCCCAAGCCCAAAGTGGACGAGTCCCAGCCCGCAGTCACCCTACAAATCCGTCTCGGAGATGGAACCCGCCTTACCTCCCGATTCAACACCACCCACACAATCGGCGATGTTTATGACTTTGTGTCTGCTGCCAGcccccagaaccagacccGCCCATGGGTCCTATTGACAACATTCCCTAGCAAGGAACTAACTGACAAGGCTGCTGTGCTAGGCGAACTGGCCGAGTTCAAGCGCGGAGGAGTGGTGGTACAAAAATGGCAATAG
- the OXA1 gene encoding membrane insertase OXA1 (COG:U;~EggNog:ENOG410PGAM;~InterPro:IPR001708,IPR028055;~PFAM:PF02096;~TransMembrane:3 (i132-154o252-271i292-314o);~go_component: GO:0016021 - integral component of membrane [Evidence IEA];~go_function: GO:0032977 - membrane insertase activity [Evidence IEA]) — MLGGPGLKGRLAQQQFAAFARSTRSYSSFRPQISRFPVRNGKVLGGSTIWRPSVPSIAVPAARFNSTSSAANPNELAPEPSQQPTEWDLSNIDIEAIPEKIGYLKELGLDYGWGPSSAVEYIMEHVHMWSGLPWLGSIVATGVLIRFAILPLFFRSADASTRISNNKHIITPVRAKMMSAAQSQNQVEMQKYRADLAKLNSELGIKSSNVFIPMFLQIPFGYGCYRVVSGMAHLPVPGLAAEQFAWIKDLTVADPFFILPLLTSGFLYMSLRKGGEFGNIDQSQQQIRKFMMYGMPAIQFLFLAFFPAALQMYFLTTGLFGLSQAYMLSSPSFRAAMGITIPQQQLPTDTSGVAGPDAGRALRLLTQAIEHEKAEIAKTQKAAGNEPNLSFIDRAINNIKESKNQFTKETSKKLEEMSGKGPKTNADGSLAEPARLSDKDRKLAEDYEKRRKEEEDWKREERNFARREAHLKALEREREKAKSAFKNPNTKQ; from the exons ATGCTGGGAGGCCCTGGTTTGAAAGGGCGCCTTGCCCAGCAGCAATTTGCTGCTTTTGCACGGTCCACCCGATCG TATTCTTCATTTCGTCCGCAGATTTCAAGATTCCCCGTGCGGAATGGCAAGGTTCTCGGCGGGTCTACGATATGGAGGCCGTCAGTGCCCTCAATTGCCGTGCCTGCAGCTCGATTCAATTCGACTTCATCCGCTGCGAATCCCAACGAGCTAGCACCCGAACcctctcaacaaccaaccgAATGGGACCTTTCAAATATCGATATCGAAGCCATCCCGGAGAAAATTGGATACCTGAAGGAGCTCGGGCTTGATTACGGCTGGGGACCGTCATCAGCAGTTGAATATATAATGGAACATGTTCACATGTGGAGTGGCTTGCCCTGGCTAGGAAGTATCGTCGCAACGGGTGTCTTGATCCGTTTTGCGATTCTACCTCTCTTTTTCCGCTCTGCGGATGCCAGCACGAGGATTTCAAACAACAAACATATCATCACGCCTGTTCGGGCCAAGATGATGAGCGCTGCGCAGTCTCAGAACCAGGTTGAGATGCAAAAGTACCGGGCAGATTTAGCGAAGCTAAATTCCGAGCTCGGTATCAAGTCGAGCAACGTTTTTATCCCGATGTTCCTTCAGATCCCCTTTGGTTACGGTTGTTACCGTGTTGTCAGCGGCATGGCTCACTTGCCTGTCCCCGGGCTGGCAGCGGAGCAGTTTGCTTGGATCAAGGACCTCACAGTTGCTGATCCGTTCTTTATCCTTCCTTTGCTAACATCTGGTTTCTTATATATGAGTCTCAGG AAAGGAGGCGAGTTCGGAAACATCGATCAATCACAACAGCAAATACGAAAATTCATGATGTACGGAATGCCGGCAATTCAGTTCCTGTTTCTGGCGTTCTTCCCCGCTGCACTGCAAATGTACTTCCTCACAACCGGTCTCTTCGGTCTCTCCCAGGCCTACATGCTTAGCAGCCCCTCGTTCCGTGCCGCCATGGGCATCACAATtccccagcaacagctccCTACCGATACGTCCGGTGTAGCCGGTCCTGATGCGGGCAGGGCTCTCCGGTTGCTCACGCAGGCCATTGAGCACGAGAAAGCTGAAATTGCCAAGACACAGAAGGCCGCAGGCAATGAGCCTaacctcagcttcatcgaccgcgccatcaacaacataaAGGAGTCCAAGAACCAGTTCACCAAGGAAACCTCAaagaagttggaggagatgagcGGAAAGGGTCCAAAGACGAACGCCGATGGCTCTCTCGCGGAACCAGCACGCCTCAGCGACAAGGATCGCAAACTGGCGGAGGACTACGAGAAGCgcagaaaggaagaagaggattgGAAGCGGGAGGAGCGCAACTTTGCGCGCAGGGAAGCGCATCTGAAGGCGttagagagagagagggaaaagGCCAAGTCGGCTTTCAAAAACCCTAACACGAAGCAGTAA
- the MRPL1 gene encoding mitochondrial 54S ribosomal protein uL1m (BUSCO:EOG092643Y5;~COG:J;~EggNog:ENOG410PNGA;~InterPro:IPR023674,IPR028364,IPR016095;~PFAM:PF00687), giving the protein MSSLSSLMPSGARTMLSICRPSIRQGPMAGSILSSYQQIRGAGSDMGAQRRKREKAALKKSRKAPREFQQKDLKDVEQFALCDAMRYLRAFEVGREPAVSKYEIHIRLKTRRDGPVIRNMLRFPHSVQTESRICVICPPGSKHAKEAAAAGAVLVGEQEVFDAVKGGKIEFDRCICHPDSVDAMNKAGLGRILGPRGLMPSAKTGTVVEDVASRVEMLRGGTVYRERDAVIRLPIGQLGFSPEQLRDNLRATIEQVKKDALGLNDRITKQIYEVVLSSTNGPGFSLNGEFKTENSVDPALLTGV; this is encoded by the exons ATGTCGTCGCTCAGTTCGCTGATGCCCAGCGGGGCAAGAACAATGCTCTCAATATGCCGGCCCTCTATCCGACAAGGGCCAATGGCGGGCTCCATTCTTTCGAGTTATCAACAGATTCGGGGAGCCGGGAGCGATATGGGTgcccagaggaggaagagagaaaaggcCGCTCTCAAAAAGTCCAGGAAGGCTCCTCGTGAGTTTCAACAAAAGGATCTGAAGGATGTGGAACAGTTCGCTCTCTGCGATGCCATGAG ATACCTTCGGGCATTTGAAGTTGGCCGGGAGCCAGCTGTTTCGAAGTACGAAATCCACATCCGACTGAAAACCAGACGAGACGGCCCGGTCATTCGTAACATGCTCCGATTTCCTCACTCAGTTCAAACCGAATCCCGAATTTGTGTTATTTGTCCCCCCGGTTCAAAACACGCGAAAgaagcagcggcggcagGGGCAGTGCTAGTTGGAGAACAGGAAGTCTTCGACGCCGTGAAGGGCGGGAAAATTGAGTTTGATCGATGCATTTGCCATCCGGACAGCGTGGACGCGATGAACAAGGCTGGACTGGGCAGGATTCTCGGTCCAAGAGGTTTGATGCCCAGCGCGAAAACGGGTACTGTCGTCGAAGACGTGGCTTCTCGTGTTGAGATGCTTCGTGGGGGTACGGTATACAGGGAGCGTGATGCTGTGATCCGACTCCCCATCGGACAACTGGGATTTTCCCCCGAACAGCTAAGGGACAACCTTCGCGCTACCATTgagcaggtgaagaaggacgCTCTCGGGCTCAACGACCGAATTACAAAGCAGATCTACGAAGTG GTATTGAGTTCGACCAACGGCCCCGGCTTCAGTCTCAACGGAGAGTTTAAAACGGAGAACTCCGTGGATCCCGCTCTCCTGACTGGCGTGTAA